The region TCTTTTATAAAGTAGTCTGGTAATCCATTCtaaatagttgaaaaaatattCCTATGCTGTCATCTAACAATCAGTTCTGGGATATTATCCTGAGGAAATAGATAAAAACTAAACATGTGCATGTGCTTATTAGAATCTTTTACTTCTAGTGGCACAATCATAGAAGTGACCTAAAAAAACAATAATTGGGCAGTTTTTCCAAATTACATAAGAAATACATACATGTTTTTCTAACTAAAAATTCAAACATCACAGACAAAGCTAAAATCCCCCCAACCATCTGTATTGTCCCTACTTCCAGGCCCCCCTCCTAGGGTAACCACAATTATGGGTTTGTTATATTTCTCTccaaatcttttttctcttcatttaaatattaagtacatacatacataagtatGTACATGTAGAAATAGCTATTTCATTTTACATAGAGACTTTACAATCAAATGGTGTCATAGGCTAAATATGGTTCTACAACTTGCTATTTTACCTAATACTATATCTTAGAGGTTCTTTTATCAGTATATTTAGATCTCCCTCATTCTTTTAAActgctgcgtaatattccattggtgaaagtttcATGGTCTGTTTAACTATTCCAGTATTACTCCAGTCACTGTCACAGCACTGACGTATACATGTGGGCATATATACCCATGTCACACTGCTGGGTTATAGGggtgtagggtttttttttatactatacactttcttttaatttgcttttctctaattatAGGTAGTATTACAAGTGATATTAACAACACttcatattttggctatttggacatttatatttcctttactgTGAACTTCTCAATCAttctatgtagaaaatattttctcccagtgtgtcCCTTGTCCTTTAAACATTATTTGTGGTACTTAAGTCAGAaagatattttaatctttatttatttttttttttgcttttataattcgTGTTTATTCCACATTTATAAAgatattctctttgtttttattttggtgacTGCTTTGAAGTACTAgtgtaattttattcttttactaatGGGAGAGACCGTTCTCCTGGCCCAGCCTATGGAGTACTTCATCTTTTTGTCACTTATTTGAAATGTAACATTTATTAGAGATTAAATTATAATATCTATGGTTCCATCCTGTCTAAGAATCTTGTATCCCTGCACTAATACCAGCTGTTGTTAATTACTCTTCATAGAGGGAGAATATTTAAATAGGTGATGCTAAATCTCACTTAGATGACTaagattaatgaatattttaaaagctcagtGAATATGAAGACTATATGGTAAAATAAGTGtatctgtataaaataataaagtaaaatctgagtataaaattttatatacaccATACTGTTAAATAGGCGAAAATATGCATGCATATGCACAAGGACTAAAATGAGtttgaagaaatgaaagcagtTACATAAGGATGGTCAAAATGCAGTCCactgactttctttttaaattttgtttcaagCTATTGTAATGTTttcttaataacaaaaaatatttcccAATGTTCCCCAGCCATGAGAGATTTTGTGCTAATTTTTGCCATCTCACGGGGCTCATCCTGATCCATTCTTCTCGCCTGTTTTCTATTTGTGGTTCCAGATAAAACCTACGTGGTTGACTTGAGTAACGAGCGAGCCATGTCGCTGACCATTGAGCAACGGCCCAGCAAACTGAGCCGCAAATTTGTCCCCGGCTGCTTCGTATGTCTGGACTCTCGGACCTGCAGCACCAACCTCACCCTGACAGCTGGCTTCAAACACAAGATCTCCTTCCTTTGTGATGATCTGACACGACTGTGGATCAACGCCGAGAAAACCATAAGTATGCCCCCGCCCCTTCAGTGTGCTCCTCCCGGGCTGTGGGAgttctcccctccctgctctgtcTTAGTGGGGTCCACTGGGTGGGTTGTAAATAGTATGATCAGAAATGCCCCCAGCAGTGAGGGTGAGCAAGGGCAACCAAGAAGCACAGAGCAAGGTGGAGACACACCCCCTTTGAGACCAGCAGTCTCCGCGGGAACATGCATCTTTCCCACGGAAGCAAATGGCATCCCCCGTGTCCATGCTCATGTCTCCTCTGTCCGGCCTCCAGTCTCCCTCCTGTGAAATCCTCGTAGCCTTCCCCAACCTCCCCCATCCGCATGCCCCCTGCTTCCACGCTCACTGCTCACTTGTCTTCTGTTGCATGAGACCAAGTCTTGAGCTCAAAAACTTTGGCTTCTTCCATTTTTTATCCCTTTAGCTACTAGCCGTGCCCGACATGTGCGAGTCACATAGAAATGTTTAATCAGTGGAGGGCAGCAAAACCAATAGTCACCTCCTTGCTGGGCCACCATCATCTCTGACGTGGATGCTCTTAAGGTCTCCACTGAGGCAGTAGCTGAAGCCGCGAGAGGCAAAGCAGCCAGCCCAAGGCCACCCCGTTAGGAAGCGGCAGATCTGAAACGCCAGCTGAGATCTCCCCAACTCTACTCCCAGCTCTAACCACTAGGCGAACTGCCTCCCCACAGGCAGGGACACTGGGCAGCAGGGCTGGGTGAAGGGAAAAACCTGTACCCTGCCCACGTGGCACTTAGCATCTAAGACACAGGTTGTCTTAGTTGAGAACTTGagcaaacaagaagagaaaatttcaaCCCTGAATACTCCCCAGAAGTTGTTCTGCCAGTTTAGTGGAGAGTAAGAATGCAAGAGTAGGAGGGAAGCTAGGAAAGGGGCGTCAAGGAGGCAGGAGTGCAGGACAGAGCGGGAGAGGAGAGACCAAAGGGAAAAGCGATAAAGCCTCGGGCTGACTTGAGAGCTGGAGAGGATGCACTTACGGTTTCCTCCCAGCCTGGGTACCACGAACCCCTCTTTTGTAGGCTGCCTGGACCACCGGTACTGCCACAGGAAGTCCTACTCGCTCCAGGTGCCGTGGTACATCCTCCAGCTGCCTGTGCAGCTGCACGACTTCTCCTGGAAGCTGCTGGTGCCCAAAGACAGCATCAGCCTGGCACTGGTGCCTGCCCAGAAGCTGCAGCAGCACACTCACAAGAGGGTTTGCAACACCAGCTTCAGCTACCTCGTGGCGAGCGCTGTTCCCGGCCAGGACCTTTACTTCGGCTCCTTCTGCTCTGGAGGCTCCATCGAGCAGATTCAGGTGAAGCAGAACATCTCGGTGACCCTCCGCACCTTTACCCCCAGCTTCCAGCAAGAGGCCTCCAGGCAGAGCCTGACCGTGTCCTTTATCCCCCACTTCAAAGGTAAGGTGGTCTTTCACTCTCTCCCCATCTCGATGCCCTCTTAGCCTTTCTTATTGGGACACTtatcttattttggttttctgATCGTCTTAATTGTCAATTTGAAGAGAAGGGATAGCTGAGTAGGCTGTTCCTCATACAAGATGATGAGTCCTAATCCTGACTTTACCATTAACCTAGTGTGGAAAATTCCAGGAGTTAGAAATAAGACTGTCTGACCGTGGGAGGTGAAGGTTGGTAGGCAGCAGAACAAATAATCAGGTTCGAGGCTTTTTTGGAAGCAGGTAGGGCATAAATGAGAACTAACCAAATATTCCCAAGTCCTGGATTCTTGAAGTGGTAACATACAAATCCTTATGCAGATATTTTTATGATTCTGCTTTGACAATAAAGAATGCAGTTTGGAGggcacagaggaaggaatactgGGAGAGAGATGAATCTCTAGAGCATTCTCCTGCATGGGGGAGCAGACCCCTCCTGGGAGGCTAGTGTATGATCTTCTCAGGCAGCAGGTGAGGTTTAATCGGTCACAACGGTGAACTCTACAgtgttgattttaaaattcacagtcACCACTACAAGTTGctaagttcatttttaaattgaccaAGACCTTAATTCAAGGTTTACTCTGTAATTTTGTTCTCAGAGGCATGAGTGGGAGGGAAATGAATCTGGCCGTAAGATTAAGGTCAGCCCAGGTTGCCTGGTATCTCCAAAGTTACCAGAGAAACTCCTTCTGGGGAGTCTTTGAAAATAAGACACAcccggggcttccttggtggcacagtggttgagagtccgcctgccgatgcaggggacgcgggttcgtgccctgatcccacatgccgcggagcggctgggcctgtgagccgtggccgctgggcctgcgcgtacggagcctgcgCCAGCCTgcgccagagcctgtgctctgcaactggagaggccacaacagtgagaggcccgcgtacccgcacaaaaaaaaaaaaaaaaaaaaaaaaaacacaccgggttcgtgccctgatcccacatgccgcggagcggctgggcctgtgagccgtggccgctgggcctgcgcgtacggagcctgcgCCAGCCTgcgccagagcctgtgctctgcaactggagaggccacaacagtgagaggcccggtacacccaaaaaaaaaaaaaaaaaaaaaaaaaaaagacacacccTCCTCAGTATGGAGTGTTGGGGTTTTATCTCACCTGAAGATAAGGAGTGGATTAGACCCTTTCAACTTTGCAACTCTAGAATTCTTCCCAGAACCTGAAGTTTTCTAAATCTCCAAAATAGAAATCAGTTTACACCAGTCCTACCATGGAGCAGGGCGTTAGTTAGATGTTAGCTCCATTGAGGGCATTTCTGAAAGGAAGCTGAGACAACCACCAGTTTGGCAAACTGgcctgttttgtgtttgtttggttggttgtttggttggttttttcaAAAGGCCCGAGAACCTAATCTGAGACTCTATTCCTTTGCTgaccaatatggtagccactggccacatgtggcaatttaaatttaaattaatagtaaacaaaattaaaaattcagttcttcagtcacaCCAAGCACATTCCAAGTCTTCAACAGACACTTGCGGCTGTGGCTACTCTTAGCCAATGCAGATCCAGAGCCTCTCCATCATGGCAGGAAACTCTGTAGTCTGGACAGTGTAGCATCATCTCCTCCACCCTCCTATTCTCTCCATCTTGATTGAGTGAAACAACATCTGAGTggattctcttccttttcctgcaGAGGAAGGTGTTTTCACAGTGACCCTGGACACGAAAAGCAAGGTCTACCTGAGGACCCCTAACTGGGACAGAGGCCTGCCATCCCTCACCTCCATGTCCTGGAACATCAGCGTGCCCCAAGACCAGGTGGCCTGCCTGACCTTCCTCAAAGAGCGGACAGGCGTGGTCTGCCAGACAGGACGTGCGTTCATGATCATCCAGGAGCAGCGGGCCCACACCGAGGAGATCTTCAGCCTGGAGGAGGACGTGCTGCCCAAGCCAAGCTTCCGCTATCACAGCTTCTGGGTCAACATCTCCAACTGCAGCCCCATGAGCAGGAAGCAGCTGGACCTGCTTTTCTCGGTCTCGCTTACCCCAAGGACCATGGGTAAGGTCTTTCAGGGGTGGTGGTGGATAGCACTTGGTAGCTGAGGGATCAGGAGCAAGACTGGAAGGCAAGTCAGAAAGCATGGATTTGAGTCCTGGCTGTCCATGTATCAGTCAGCTATTGTGTCAATAATactgtataacaaaccaccccagagctcagtggcttaaaaacagCCATTTGTTATTGCTCACATGTTGGCTGTGCAGTTCTGAGCTGGGCTTGTCAGGGTTCATTCACTCAAGCACCTGTGGGCAGCTGCAGGTTGATTAGAGGACTTTGTCAGTCTTGGCCGGGCACTCTCACATGTCTGGggcccagccaagatcagccgTGATAACTGGGATTCCTTGGCTCTCCTCAGCATGGTCTCTTATCCTCCAAACTGGGGCCTGTTCTcatggcagaggcagagagatcCAAGAGAGGCTGGGGGAAGCATGCAAGGTCTCCTGACACTTAGGTTAGGGACTCATACCCTGTCCCTTTGACAGCATTGGTTTGGTCAGCCCAGATTCAGGGGGACAGGTAGACTCcatctcttgatgggaggagctgcAGGATCACACAGTAAATAAAGGACATGGATCAGGGCAGGGGAAGAATTAGGGCATTTTGGTAGTCAATCTATTATTAACCTCTTTCTGACATACGGGAAGTCTCTTTACTCCTCTGATCTTCCTCTGCAGAGAACAGATGATTGTAACTATCCCATGAAATTATCACTGGGGATTCAGTGTTGGTGATTAAACTGTGAGGACCTGGAAATTGTGACACAGATACATGATGCTGGCATTTTTTATTTAGTCCAGTGAAACATTAGAATCCTTGAATGCCCTCAGTCGTGGGCCTCAGAGCCATGATGAGGATTTTGCCTTTATGCCCAAAGTGGTAGTATCCACTGAAGAGTTTCAGGCAATCTGTGGTGGGGCCATGTTAGCCCTTGATTCCAAGATAGTCACAGAGCACTACAGAGTGTTGGAACCATGgaggtttttttccccagccccttcccttttGGGTGGTCAGATAGACTGTGTGTCCACCCAAGGCCGCACAGGTGATTAGCAGCAAGAGAACCGACGGGGACCAGAAGCCACAAATGAAAAGCTCTCCCACACTCTCAGATTAGCTCctgagttttctttctctcttactttcattttctgtcatttatttctagtcctattttctcacagtctcaccttttgttttcttattgaacaAGCCAGAAATTCTAAATCCTGGTTTGGTGCAGGGctctctctctgatttattttctttttcctttgtacaGCTGTAGGAGAAGGACAGCACACATGAAACAACCCTCTCCTTAACTCCTTCACCTCTGACTTTTGACCCCCTGCTTTCTTCTACACCCCCTGCTCTTCTCTCCTCCAACATGGGCTGTGGCGATCAGGGGAGCACAGCTAGGATAGGCCAGGAGTAGCCTTTGGAGTAGATCTGGTAGGTCCCCCAGTTTGTTTTAGTTATCTTTCACTGCATAACAAACTATTCCAAGATTTAGTGGCTTAGacaataaccatttttttttgctcacaattccatgggtcaggaatttggatgGGGCACAGCAGGTGGCTCATCTCTGCTCTAAGATATTAGGGGCCTCAGCCAGATGCCTTGAATAGCTAGAGGGGGGCTGAGATGGTTCACCTTTGCTCACTTTCAAGGCTGGGAGCCTTGGTTTGTCTTCCTCATGGAGTCTCCACATGGCtacttgggcttcctcacagcatggtctCAGCATAGTCAGGCTTCTTACGTGGTGTCTGGCTTTTCCTCAGGAAGCGCAGGAAGCTGCCAGGTTTCTAAAAGGTTAGGTCCACACCAGCACAGCCCATATtcaagaggaaaggaaacagatgcCCCTTAAAGTGAGGAGTAGCATGTGCATacggggagggaaggaatggatgGTAGCTATCTTTGAAGACTGTCTACTGGAGTTCATCACCAGCCTGACACCAAGtgtctccccatctccctcccttgTGTCTCTGCTCACAGACCTGACTGTCATCATCCTCGCAGTGGTGGGAGGTGGCGCCTTACTGCTGTTTGCCCTCGGACTCATCATTTGCTTTGTGAAAAAGAAGTAGGTGGAATTTCTCAAACTGTCTTCACCTGAGCGGACACCTCCTTACATCACACAGACCTGTCACAGAGCTGTCATTAATTATTGActtttttccttgctttccaTTTTCCCCGCAAAGATCAATGTTAAATAATATTGCCGGGGCGGGTGTGTGGGGGGttacttccctggcagtccagtggttaagactccatgcttccagtgcagggggcgccggttcaatccctggctggggaactaaggtcccacatgctatgcagtgcggccaaaaaaataaatattgcagggggtgaattccctggcagtccagcagttaggactccaaCCTTTCACTGCCGAGGTTGTGGGTtggatccctgtttggggaactaagatcctgcaagccgcctggcgtggccaaaaaaaaaaaaaaaaaaaaagaagtggaaaataaatattgctgGATGTGAATTATGcttggagggggaaaaaatcccctacctagtaggaaaaaaaaatacacatgcgATGACATTTTAGCCTACAGTTTTATGCAGCTGCCTCAGCATAAGTCCCCTGTGAATCATTTACCGTCTGCTCATTAGACTGTGGTCCTCACAGGGGTGATCTTGGCAGGAAAACGCTCACGTAGACCCTGCCAGACCAGGCCTGTGAACCCGCTCCCCCCGTCACCTTGAGGAAAACACACTCACGCTGCCCAGCTTGTTCTCCTCCAGTTTCTTAAACAAACTGTCTGTTTTATGCTTGTTTATTGGCCTCCAGACAAGCACCAAAAAGCCAGCCCTGTGGGCAAGAGGAAGGAAGACCCAGTTAACTGACTCAGTCTCACCTTCCACCCCCTCAGGATAACAGCTTCTGTTTTATGAGAGGAAAGTGTTGACCTTTTTAGACAGAGTACATGCTGCTGCCAGATTTCATCAGTTCTGCTCATATTTCTAATTAAAGCCATGGGAGCGGGGGGAATCTATTTCCCgtagcaaaaaactaaaaaaaattttttttattaactggGGCCGTGAGCAAACAATTGAAATTGCTGATCAGAAATGTCTCTGCTGATGAGGATGGATTGGCAGGTTCAGGGGGAGGCgtcttctctgtgaaatgggattgCACACATCTCGCGTGAGGGAAAAGGacttcttttaaagaaacatcATTGTATCATTCCTCTCAGGAAAACTTTCCTGTCTGGGGTGCACAGTATGTTCCACCCAGCTGGGAAAGCATGGCATTAACActgggccccagtttcctcatcaggaGGGAATTGGACGAGGGGAGGGGCCAGCACTTGCCTCCATCCCTAAAGTGCCCCAGTCCCGGCCTGGGAATCACCAGCCCCTGCCTTGCTGTGGGGGAGGCCACTGGCTGGCAGGTTTGCACAAGGCTTGTCTGTCCCCAAGTTGGGTTGGGAGGGAGGACGGGTTCCTGCTGTGAGAAGGAGGGCAGACAGTGCCGTTGAACTTGGTCATTAAGCATGTATTTCCTGAGGGTCTCCTGGGCCCTAGGAACCAGGAGAGGTGCTGGGGATACACAAGACACAGTCTTTTCTCCTGCCGTCTGTGGGGGCAGAGGGACTAAAGAAGCAGGCAAATAAGGAGGCGGTGTCAGGACAGTGTGAGAAGAGCTTGGTGGGGACAAGCAAGGCGCTGTAGGAGCACGTGGGCGGAGCATTGCTACAAGGCTTCAGGCTGGAGGCCTTGCAGCCTGTCATCCTGGCCAGGGAACCCAGTGTTACAAGCTACATgtactagatttattttttatctcagaAGAGTACAGGTTCACAATTAGTGAACCTCCAGCCATGCATTATGTGGTCCATTACGCTAATTGAGCTACTGTCCTCCATTTGAATCTCTGGTCGGCTAAAAAGTCAGCATCCCCTGCttttcactggtggagatggagggCGAGGCTTTGTTTTCCGAGGCAGGGAGTGCAAATGCCCATCCATGTCCACTACCAAAGAACATTACAAACCAAGCATTAATGGTGTTAGGGAGGAACCCGGGCACCCCAGCCTGACTTTTGTCTTCTTTGTAGCTCTTTCCTCTTTTGGAGGTTACTGCTGAAGGGACTGGATCCCTCTACTGATGCTGAGTCCTACTGTCCCCAACTCCAGCTAAAAACTAAGATACAGCCTTCCATCCTGAGTGTCGTATGCTATCATTTAGAAGCTAGATGGTCGTAGTTTGTACTCATGCAAAAGTGAGACGAAGCATTAGCTACAGGAAAGAACTCAGAGAGTCATAGAAGGTTGGCCTAGGCACACCCGTGCTTGATGTGGTTGGTTTGGGACACCACCTGTCTCTGCTAGGAAAGAGAGGTTGTCAGATGTCTCTACCTTTGGATACCACGCAGGTATCAAAGCAAACTCAGGCACAGAGGGTGTTAACAATGCCCTCTCTAAACCACTCTCTCCTCCTGTTTCCACTTTAAAAACTGGAGACAGAAGCTGGTCCCTTTCTAAATGTTCACTGAGGATAGCAGTTTCAGTTTCAAACGCTAAGCTATTTGAGGGACTTGGGGGAGACCCAGTCAGAACCCTGAATGATCTTCATTCCAGTAGGGATGTACAGTTGGTGAGCCTCTAAGATTGTTTTCTTCCTGACTTCTGTCTTGTTCCCTTCCTCAGTAGGAAAAAGAAGATCAACAAGGGCCCAGCTGTAGGTATCTACAATAGTAATGTCAATACCCAGAtgccgatgcagccaaaaaagtttcagaaaagaCGGAAGGACAACGACTCCCACGTGTATGCCGTCATCGATGACACCATGTTGTATGGGCATCTGCTGCAGGATTCCAAAGGGTCCTCCTTCCAGCCAGAGGTGGACACCTACCGGCCCTTCCAGGGCCCCACAGGGgactgccctccctccccaccccccataggCTCCAGGGCTCCAACTGCAAAGTTGACCAAAGATGAGCCATCCTCTGGCTTCCTTTCTGAGTCTGAGATCGAACCGTACACCTTCTCCTACCGCAAAGACAGGAATATAAGCAATGGGAACACAGACCCTCCCTTGCTAGAAACCTATGAGACCATGGAGCCTGGGGAATAACTTGGACCCACCCCAAAGACTTCACATAAAGCAGGGCACTGAGATGCCCTTTAGGGTTCCCACCCAGAAATCCTGAAGAAGAGGAATTCTGTGGAAGGATAGCAGGAGGTTTTTCTGGATGCCACCAACTTCTGATTTCCAAGTGGACTCATTCCAATGCTGAGACATTGAAAATGATGAATTGTGATCTGGATAACAATCATCACAGTGAATGTCCTTCTAAACTCAGGTTGGGTTGTAACCAGTCCATGAGAAGGGAGAGGCTGAATCACGCAGGACAGGGATGCAATGAGCCCTGGATTTGGATTTGGATTTGGATTTAGACTTCTTCAGGTTGACAGTGCCAACCCCTAGGAGCCCACGGAGACCTCTGCTCTCACTGGGGTCCCCTGGGTGGAAATGTCAgtgtgctttattattattattattatttatttggtggtCCTGTGTATTTAAGAAGTCAAGTGTATAGCCATGCAGCTCTTTTTCACCTGACATAGTGACAGCTCACGCTAACTGGTTAAATGGCTGGGTTTTGACTTCTGCTGACCACTAGATACACATGTGCTTGTCCCCTGGGAGGTGGGAATAATCTGCAGTCTGTCCAGCCAgaaaagggtgtgtgtgtttgagggTACTGACGCACATCTGCTTTGATAAGAGACTTGCTGGTTCTCTCGCTCTGCGTGTGGTTATCCTACCACAGAAATCCATCTTGAGTCCCATTGTCCTTTGACCTAGAAGTAAGAGAAATTTCCTGGAATTGCCATGTGTGGCTCTCCCAGCTGCAGCAATACTTTAGCATCTAAATAGAAATTTAGAGAGTATTTTCATCCTCTAAAAACATTGAAGGATACACCAAAGGGTGGccacctgtattagtttcctaatgCTACTGCAACAGATTACCGCAAGCATGGTGGCTTAAAAGAACGCAAATTTCCTATCTTAgggttctggagatcagaagcgCAAAATGGGTTTCACTGAGCTAAAATCCATGTGTCAGCAGAGctgtgctccttctggaggctctaggggagaatccatctccttgccttttccagtttgtaGAGGCTGCTCACATTCCTTGCCTCTGATGGTGGCAATGTGACACTCTTACTTCCCTCTTTTACTGACAAGGACTTTCACTTACAAAGCCCAGCCGGATAATCCAGAATTATCTCCCCATCTCAACATCTTTAATTACACTGAAAAGTCCCTTCTGCCCTGTAAGGTAACATATCCATAGgtgctggggattaggacatggaccattattctgcctaccacaccttTCCTGCCCCTGCAGGAGAGACTGCAGAATGATCCAGCCTACAGGTGTGTTTTGTTTAGCCTGCGCATCTTTTTAAAGAGTTAGTcaccaacatttaaaattataaaattataaaatgtttacataaaaatCCAGATCAGAAGGTCTGGCCGTGCTGGGGCTCACATTCTCACCGAGCAAAAACCAGCTGGAGTTGAAACGCAGCTCATCTTTAGATGGGGCATCTGGTTCACCAGTTCACCGCAGGGCCCACCAACCCTGTCACCTCACACACTGAGGCTGAGGGTCTGCTGCTATTGGTCAACACCCTGCAGAGTTGCTTCTCTCATAATGAAATGGAAAGTTCAAGACTCATATGAAATAAGAAGACAATTCTTGAGGCTGATGGGTGCTTCAGGAAAGTTTCTTTCACACACAGCCCACATCCTTCATTTGTACTAATTACCAGCCCAGCTCCTGTGGGCATTTGCCTTTGTGGCCCCTGTTCTCATCCGGGGGAGAAGGATTGTGTTATGGCTTGTCAGTACAGTCCCAGGTCGATACTTCTGTGGCAAAACCTCCTTTAAAAGGTagatgcagggaaaaaaaaaaaaaaaaaagtagtagatgcagggcttccctggtggcacagtggttaagaatccgaccgccaatgcaggggacatgggttcgagccctggtccaggaggatccacaggccacagaacaactaagcctgagctccacaactactgagcctgcactctagagcccgtgagccacaactactgaacccttat is a window of Physeter macrocephalus isolate SW-GA chromosome 18, ASM283717v5, whole genome shotgun sequence DNA encoding:
- the CDCP1 gene encoding CUB domain-containing protein 1 isoform X1, which codes for MAGLNCGVMVALLGVLLLGAARLARGGETYEIALPHGSNITVLIKPGVPTLPANVCHIISKGWVTPLSIKAGETVVFSFSCQDPQNHFVIEIQKNIDCMSGPCPFGEVHLQPSTSVLPTLNRTFIWDVKANKNIGLELQFSLPRLRQIRWGESCPDGVTHSISSRVDTTTMVRIGTFCSNGTVSRIKMQEGVKMALDLPWFHNRNVSGFSITNRSSIKRLCIIESVFEDEGSATLMSANYPDGFPEDELMTWQFIIPAHLRAIVSFLQFSVSNCVKKEERVEYCIPGSTTNPEVFKLKDEQPGNIAGNFNLSLQGCDQDAQNPGILRLQFQVLVQHPQNESNKTYVVDLSNERAMSLTIEQRPSKLSRKFVPGCFVCLDSRTCSTNLTLTAGFKHKISFLCDDLTRLWINAEKTISCLDHRYCHRKSYSLQVPWYILQLPVQLHDFSWKLLVPKDSISLALVPAQKLQQHTHKRVCNTSFSYLVASAVPGQDLYFGSFCSGGSIEQIQVKQNISVTLRTFTPSFQQEASRQSLTVSFIPHFKEEGVFTVTLDTKSKVYLRTPNWDRGLPSLTSMSWNISVPQDQVACLTFLKERTGVVCQTGRAFMIIQEQRAHTEEIFSLEEDVLPKPSFRYHSFWVNISNCSPMSRKQLDLLFSVSLTPRTMDLTVIILAVVGGGALLLFALGLIICFVKKNRKKKINKGPAVGIYNSNVNTQMPMQPKKFQKRRKDNDSHVYAVIDDTMLYGHLLQDSKGSSFQPEVDTYRPFQGPTGDCPPSPPPIGSRAPTAKLTKDEPSSGFLSESEIEPYTFSYRKDRNISNGNTDPPLLETYETMEPGE